From the Daucus carota subsp. sativus chromosome 8, DH1 v3.0, whole genome shotgun sequence genome, one window contains:
- the LOC108198417 gene encoding protein DMP9 translates to MAQPEEIGIKVYTSPKYEPSSSTQQPALPETGSLSGGRKRRAVANGVQKTISKTSMLVNFLPTGTLLTFEMALPSIYGKGHCSSVSIVMMNVLMGICTLSCFFFHFTDSFRGPDGKVYYGFVTPSGLSLFNPAGVAVPQDDRYKVGFNDFVHAVMSVMVFVAIAFSDHRVTDCLFPGHAKEMDEVMQSFPLMVGIVCSGLFLIFPTTRSGVGLLPA, encoded by the coding sequence ATGGCTCAACCTgaagaaattggaatcaaagtTTACACCTCTCCGAAGTATGAACCCTCTTCTTCAACACAGCAGCCTGCTCTGCCAGAGACAGGGAGTCTGAGTGGGGGGCGAAAACGACGAGCAGTTGCCAATGGTGTTCAGAAAACAATCTCGAAAACCTCGATGCTCGTTAATTTTCTCCCAACAGGGACCCTTCTCACGTTTGAGATGGCGCTCCCGTCGATCTATGGCAAAGGGCATTGCAGTTCTGTCAGCATTGTGATGATGAATGTTCTCATGGGGATTTGCACTCTTTCGTGTTTCTTCTTTCACTTTACGGATAGTTTCCGTGGTCCGGATGGGAAGGTTTACTACGGCTTTGTGACACCAAGTGGTCTCTCGTTGTTTAATCCTGCTGGTGTTGCAGTTCCACAGGATGATAGGTATAAAGTTGGATTCAATGACTTCGTCCATGCGGTTATGTCTGTGATGGTTTTTGTGGCCATCGCGTTCTCAGACCATCGTGTCACGGATTGTTTGTTTCCTGGACACGCCAAGGAAATGGATGAAGTGATGCAGAGCTTTCCTTTGATGGTGGGAATTGTTTGCAGTGGTCTGTTTCTTATTTTCCCGACGACTCGCTCTGGTGTCGGGCTCTTGCCTGCTTGA